In Rosa chinensis cultivar Old Blush chromosome 1, RchiOBHm-V2, whole genome shotgun sequence, a genomic segment contains:
- the LOC112182674 gene encoding putative disease resistance RPP13-like protein 1 → MALFPVHKASHSRSTSSSGLGYDVFLSFRGEDTRKNFTDHLYTALVNARFRTFRDDPELERGENIKEELENAIRQSRSSVIVFSKDYTSSRWCLDELVMILELKRSSDHVVLPVFYDVDPSHVRKQAETLSKVPKYQENQSSEKLNGWRAALLEVADLAGMVLQNEADGHESKFIQKIVTVIQDKLGCVPLSDVQKELEEKLLSVNPVLDDAEGKQLKFQTTVKPWLHKLKEAVYEADDLLQEIKTEALRQKIEHEYGSSTSKVQEPISTPSHALDSALIYSRAEQVLERLDNISKHTKDVLDWKVTAGHRVSQTLPSTSLVEKSVYGRDEEKERLIKLLLSDDETGNEIGVIPIVGMGGIGKTTLAQFVYNDVRVKEDFHLQAWACVSKEFDVFRIWQQIYESLTPERCQSTNLDLLLSKLQATLRGKRFFFVLDDIWNENYNQLEFLMRPLEFGAHGSKIIVTTRSQDVARMMGSLEAQHLRPMSEEESWSLFEKHAFKNAAVGAHSHLEKISRQVVRKCNGLPLAIKSLGGLLRSKLLVEEWESILNSDMWEFSPDESDILPSLWLSYLDLPLHLKRCFAYCSLYPKNYEFERSELVYLWKAEDLLQHKKNKTAEEVGLDYFNDLISRSFFQLSEIRSFFQLSSISDRYFIMHDLINDLASFVSGEFCFRWEGSDSPNSLSKTRHFSDKPVYYYPHETDYHHEAATIGMFEALQQAKYLRTFLSLKPHWNWIFDKKCDILPKSHCLRVLKLDGYDIKELPDSINNFKHLTYLDLSQTLIKRLPDTVCTLYNLQALLLSQCWDLTELPANLGRLINLSHLDVSFTGIKKMPPQMGKLKDLQMLPEFVLDKHNAGENLAELRKLEKLRGTLCISGLVHSSGLEAYILRDKKFLKELVLIWRGRDSSEEGNNPVEEREVLEKLQPHMNLERLTIEGYGGKMFAGWSKYFSSSALVHLKLANCENCISLPPLGQLPSLTELDISGFHGVVSIGSEFFCGEGNTTTTCVNKPFRYLRVLEFYDMSEWQEWSYVGGEENEGGIFPNLEKLVLSSCPNLTGRLTSDSLPSLVSLAVWHCPEFECFPTDGFQSKLKSLDISDFKKVNAKSVQNLNKGLRTLTSLRSLERLSLEFDCDENVDWFAEEQEGLFPSTLTYLEISRLSCETINCAKWFGHLNSLQELVIDDCSALRCLPDSGLPTSLKTLKITGCPALRCLPDSGLPSSLSHLDITDCPLLEKRCQRETGEDWPKIAHIKRMWINSSKI, encoded by the exons ATGGCTCTGTTCCCAGTTCACAAGGCCTCCCATTCCAGATCTACTTCTTCTTCTGGACTTGGTTATGACGTGTTCCTGAGCTTCAGAGGTGAAGACACCCGAAAGAACTTCACTGATCACCTCTACACGGCCCTTGTCAACGCCCGATTTCGAACTTTCCGGGATGACCCTGAACTCGAAAGAGGTGAAAATATCAAGGAAGAGCTCGAGAATGCCATTCGACAGTCACGGAGTTCTGTGATTGTGTTTTCGAAAGACTACACCTCTTCCAGATGGTGTCTGGACGAGCTTGTCATGATCCTTGAACTCAAGAGGAGCTCCGATCATGTTGTGTTACCGGTCTTCTACGACGTCGATCCATCCCACGTGAGGAAGCAAGCAGAAACTCTTTCAAAGGTTCCTAAATACCAAGAAAATCAATCCTCGGAGAAGTTGAATGGATGGCGGGCAGCACTTCTAGAAGTTGCAGATCTAGCAGGAATGGTTTTACAAAATGAAGCCGACGG GCATGAGTCAAAGTTCATCCAAAAGATCGTTACAGTGATTCAAGACAAGCTTGGTTGTGTGCCCCTAAGTGATGTTCAGAAGGAATTAGAGGAGAAGTTGTTATCTGTTAACCCTGTTCTTGATGACGCCGAGGGGAAGCAACTGAAATTCCAAACGACTGTGAAGCCATGGCTCCATAAGCTTAAAGAGGCAGTCTATGAGGCTGACGACCTGTTGCAGGAGATCAAAACTGAAGCATTGAGGCAAAAGATAGAACACGAATATGGGAGTAGCACGAGTAAGGTACAAGAGCCCATCTCTACTCCATCTCATGCTCTTGACTCAGCTTTAATATACTCCAGGGCAGAGCAAGTTCTTGAAAGACTAGACAACATTTCAAAGCATACAAAAGATGTCTTGGATTGGAAAGTAACCGCAGGACACAGAGTATCACAAACACTACCGTCAACATCTTTGGTAGAAAAGTCTGTATATGGAAGAgatgaagagaaagaaagattGATTAAATTATTGCTATCAGATGATGAGACTGGCAATGAAATAGGTGTGATTCCTATTGTGGGTATGGGTGGAATCGGGAAGACCACCCTTGCCCAGTTTGTATACAACGATGTTAGAGTGAAGGAAGATTTTCACCTCCAAGCATGGGCTTGCGTTTCAAAAGAATTTGATGTTTTTAGGATCTGGCAACAAATTTATGAGTCCCTCACCCCAGAACGTTGCCAAAGCACAAACCTAGATCTGCTTCTATCAAAGTTGCAGGCAACTTTGAGGGGGAAAaggttcttctttgttcttgatgaCATCTGGAACGAGAATTATAACCAGTTGGAATTCTTAATGCGTCCCCTTGAGTTTGGAGCACATGGAAGCAAGATTATTGTCACAACACGCAGTCAAGATGTTGCACGTATGATGGGTAGCCTTGAAGCTCAGCATCTCAGGCCAATGTCTGAGGAGGAGAGCTGGTCGTTATTCGAAAAACATGCCTTCAAAAATGCAGCTGTTGGTGCACACTCACATCTTGAAAAAATCAGTAGACAAGTTGTTCGAAAGTGCAATGGTCTTCCTTTGGCGATTAAGTCCCTTGGGGGTCTCTTACGTTCTAAATTGTTAGTGGAGGAATGGGAAAGTATATTGAACAGCGACATGTGGGAGTTCTCACCGGATGAGAGTGACATTCTGCCATCTCTATGGTTGAGCTATCTAGATCTGCCTCTACATCTCAAGCGTTGTTTTGCCTATTGTTCACTATATCCCAAGAACTATGAATTTGAAAGATCAGAGTTGGTTTACTTGTGGAAGGCTGAAGATCTATTGcaacataaaaaaaacaaaacggCAGAAGAAGTCGGACTAGACTACTTCAATGATCTAATCTCAAGATCATTTTTTCAACTTTCAGAGATTAGATCATTTTTTCAACTTTCATCAATTTCTGATCGATATTTCATCATGCATGACCTTATCAATGATTTAGCAAGCTTTGTATCTGGAGAATTTTGTTTTAGGTGGGAGGGCAGTGATTCACCCAACAGTTTGAGCAAGACTCGTCATTTTTCAGATAAGCCAGTATATTATTATCCTCATGAAACCGATTATCATCATGAAGCTGCTACCATAGGGATGTTTGAGGCTTTACAGCAAGCTAAATATTTGCGCACCTTTCTATCATTAAAACCACATTGGAATTGGATATTCGATAAAAAATGTGATATATTGCCAAAATCACATTGTTTAAGAGTGCTCAAGTTAGATGGGTATGATATTAAGGAATTGCCTGATTCAATTAACAACTTCAAACATCTTACGTACTTGGACTTGTCTCAGACTTTGATCAAAAGGTTACCTGATACAGTTTGTACTTTGTATAACTTGCAAGCATTGTTGTTGTCACAGTGCTGGGACCTTACTGAGCTGCCAGCCAACTTGGGAAGATTGATCAACTTGAGCCATCTGGATGTATCATTTACAGGGATAAAAAAGATGCCACCACAAATGGGTAAGTTGAAAGATCTCCAGATGCTACCCGAGTTTGTGCTGGACAAACACAATGCTGGGGAGAATTTGGCAGAGTTACGGAAGCTTGAAAAATTGCGTGGAACTCTTTGTATCTCAGGGCTTGTGCACAGCAGCGGTTTGGAGGCCTACATACTGAGGGACAAGAAGTTtcttaaggaattggttttgatttggAGAGGAAGGGATTCAAGTGAAGAAGGCAATAATCCTGtagaagaaagagaagtgcTTGAGAAGCTTCAACCTCACATGAACCTGGAAAGGCTTACAATTGAAGGTTATGGAGGCAAAATGTTTGCAGGTTGGTcgaaatatttttcttcctctgCTCTTGTTCATCTTAAACTTGCTAATTGTGAGAATTGTATCTCCTTGCCACCATTGGGACAGCTACCTTCCCTCACAGAACTTGATATTTCTGGGTTTCATGGAGTGGTGTCCATAGGTTCCGAATTCTTTTGTGGTGAGGGCAATACTACTACTACCTGTGTGAATAAACCATTTAGATATCTACGGGTTTTAGAATTCTACGATATGAGTGAGTGGCAAGAATGGTCTTATGTTGGAGGTGAAGAAAATGAAGGTGGGATTTTTCCAAATCTTGAGAAGCTTGTTCTATCATCATGTCCCAATCTTACCGGTAGGTTAACGTCAGACAGTCTCCCGTCTCTCGTGTCTTTGGCGGTATGGCATTGCCCAGAATTCGAATGTTTTCCAACAGATGGATTCCAGTCAAAGTTAAAATCACTTGACATCAGCGACTTTAAAAAAGTGAATGCAAAGAGTGTGCAGAATCTGAACAAGGGTCTCCGAACACTCACCTCTCTTCGGTCTCTTGAAAGATTGTCACTTGAATTTGACTGCGACGAAAATGTAGATTGGTTTGCGGAGGAGCAGGAGGGGCTGTTTCCCAGCACTCTCACATATCTCGAGATCAGCCGTCTGAGTTGTGAGACCATCAACTGCGCCAAGTGGTTTGGCCATCTCAACTCTCTTCAAGAATTGGTTATTGACGACTGCTCTGCACTCCGGTGCTTGCCAGATAGTGGGCTACCCACTTCTCTGAAAACCTTGAAGATTACGGGTTGCCCTGCTCTGCGTTGCTTGCCAGATAGTGGACtaccctcttctctctctcatctaGATATCACCGATTGTCCTTTGCTTGAGAAACGGTGCCAAAGAGAGACGGGTGAAGATTGGCCCAAGATTGCTCACATCAAGCGCATGTGGATCAATTCGTCAAAGATATGA
- the LOC112192668 gene encoding uncharacterized protein LOC112192668, with product MVGPKTQLLPLLLLLLFLSALSFFSYHHSSLLISVSNPNPNPKPSLNLTLHPQIPNFTFIIKVLAYNRLDSLSRCLRSLAAADYLSDPVHLHLHIDHFPLSDAADADRKLQESRRILDLVDGFEWKFGDKVVHYRTRNAGLQAQWLEAWWPSSDHEFAFVVEDDLEVSPLYYKFLKNLIVNYYYNASNSRPYIYGASLQRPRFVPGKHGNKLQLDDGTRLFLYQLVGTWGQLLFPKPWKEFRLWYDKHKAKGIKPILNGMVTTGWYKKMGEKIWTPWFIKFIHTRGYFNIYTNFLHERALSASHRDAGVNYGKTAGPDSHILDESSLDLKFWDMQPLSDLKWYDFCFREIFPERVVVSLDELGSTLDSVQKHNTVIVVSLFGAKEMVIRNLLCHLETLNLLNYVLIGPESELLFDLARRGHPVITTNRFLESVGAHKLISMKHSHVHTINEILVKVYVLQKCLQSGYSSWVVDGNMLPVSSDAFVESDHSYDIYIEILEQKKGVRVKNLDETSFGVRIDNSRVNQSLGDGKQVAFWSHDMASDLVQQRLQELGVWTVDDDFSCKAVICHQS from the exons ATGGTGGGACCCAAAACACAGTTGCTTCCACTCCTCCTCCTGCTCCTCTTCCTCTccgccctctccttcttctcctaCCACCACTCCTCCCTCCTAATCTCAGtttcaaaccctaaccctaaccctaaacctagCCTTAATCTCACTCTCCACCCCCAAATTCCCAATTTCACCTTCATCATCAAGGTCCTCGCCTACAACCGCCTCGACTCCCTCTCCCGCTGCCTCCGCTCCCTCGCCGCCGCCGACTACCTCTCCGACCCcgtccacctccacctccacatTGACCATTTCCCCCTCTCCGACGCCGCCGACGCCGATCGCAAGCTGCAGGAGTCGCGTCGCATTCTGGACTTGGTCGATGGATTCGAGTGGAAGTTCGGCGACAAGGTCGTGCATTACCGGACTCGGAACGCGGGCCTCCAGGCCCAGTGGCTCGAGGCCTGGTGGCCCAGCTCCGATCACGAGTTCGCGTTCGTCGTGGAAGATGACTTGGAGGTGTCGCCGCTCTATTACAAGTTTCTCAAGAATCTGATTGTGAATTACTATTACAACGCCTCCAATTCTCGTCCTTACATCTATGGAGCTTCGCTTCAGCGACCAAGGTTTGTTCCAG GTAAACATGGGAACAAACTACAATTGGATGATGGAACACGACTCTTTTTGTACCAACTGGTTGGCACTTGGGGTCAGCTTCTGTTTCCTAAACCTTGGAAAGAGTTCAGGTTGTGGTACGACAAACACAAGGCCAAAGGCATTAAGCCAATCCTCAATGGCATG GTAACAACTGGGTGGTATAAAAAGATGGGAGAGAAGATATGGACACCTTGGTTCATTAAATTCATTCATACTCGTGGCTATTTTAATATCTACACCAACTTTTTACATGAAAGAGCGCTTAGTGCCTCTCACAGAGATGCTGGTGTCAATTATGGGAAGACAGCTGGGCCTGATTCACATATATTGGATGAAAGTTCTCttgatttgaagttttgggataTGCAACCGTTGAGTGATCTCAAGTGGTATGATTTTTGTTTCAGAGAAATATTTCCTGAAAGAGTTGTTGTGAGCCTTGATGAACTTGGGTCCACTCTTGATTCTGTGCAGAAACACAACACCGTTATTGTTGTTAGCCTGTTTGGGGCTAAAGAGATGGTAATAAGAAACCTACTCTGCCATTTGGAGACTCTAAATTTGCTGAATTATGTACTTATTGGCCCCGAGTCTGAACTCTTGTTCGATCTGGCAAGAAGAGGACATCCAGTGATCACTACGAACCGCTTTCTGGAGAGTGTAGGAGCGCATAAATTGATTTCCATGAAGCATTCTCATGTGCACACTATCAATGAAATATTAGTCAAGGTCTATGTATTACAGAAGTGTTTACAATCTGGGTACAGTTCCTGGGTGGTGGATGGGAACATGCTTCCAGTCAGCAGTGACGCATTTGTCGAGTCGGATCACTCATATGATATTTATATAG AGATTTTGGAACAGAAAAAAGGTGTGAGGGTGAAGAATCTTGATGAGACAAGCTTTGGTGTTAGGATCGATAACAGTAGGGTCAATCAATCTTTAGGTGATGGAAAGCAGGTGGCTTTCTGGTCACATGATATGGCTTCAGATTTAGTTCAACAACGGCTTCAGGAACTGGGTGTTTGGACTGTGGATGACGACTTTTCTTGTAAGGCTGTTATTTGTCACCAATCATAA
- the LOC112192680 gene encoding histone-lysine N-methyltransferase SETD1A, translating to MRKKLDTRFPAARIKKIMQTDEDVGKIALAVPLLVSKALELFLQDLCDRTYDITLKRGAKTMNSLHLKQCVKTFSVFDFLKDIVSKVPDLGGSDAVGEECPVAKRRKVAADDEDTESDDETKRGKMMNDAGNTVGSGRGRGRGRGRGRKAVADDEDTDTDDESKTSLMLHDAGNTIGSGRGRGRGRGRPRGRPRGSRTGGKEISAPNEKYEDDLDIDKHEDKLDEPLELLDDATEPKGSKENASGGNSAETAARNFDLNVDLNENEDSTTRSASVPVPGPGPVAAPAPVPVSVPVPVPANQSSQFTPDMKHVEFLGWPLTGMEKMAIDPMQLANLTRRIDEEEEDYDED from the coding sequence ATGAGGAAGAAGCTTGATACTCGTTTCCCCGCGGCTCGAATTAAGAAGATTATGCAAACCGATGAGGATGTTGGGAAGATAGCTTTGGCTGTGCCTCTCCTGGTTTCGAAAGCCTTGGAACTGTTTCTGCAGGATTTATGTGACCGGACTTATGACATAACCCTCAAGAGGGGAGCCAAGACCATGAATTCTCTGCATTTGAAACAGTGTGTCAAGACCTTCAGTGTTTTTGATTTCTTGAAGGATATTGTCAGTAAGGTTCCTGATCTTGGGGGATCGGATGCTGTTGGGGAGGAATGTCCTGTTGCAAAGAGGAGGAAAGTGGCTGCTGATGATGAAGACACCGAGAGTGATGATGAGACCAAGAGGGGTAAGATGATGAATGACGCTGGTAATACTGTTGGAAGTGGCAGAGGAAGGGGTAGAGGCAGAGGAAGGGGGAGGAAAGCGGTTGCCGATGATGAAGACACTGATACTGATGATGAGTCCAAGACGAGTCTGATGCTGCATGATGCTGGTAACACCATTGGAAGTGGCCGGGGAAGAGGAAGGGGTAGGGGCAGGCCTAGAGGTCGCCCACGTGGTAGTCGGACAGGAGGGAAGGAGATAAGTGCACCCAATGAGAAATATGAAGATGATTTGGACATTGATAAGCATGAGGACAAGCTCGATGAACCCCTTGAGTTGCTGGATGATGCAACAGAGCCTAAAGGGTCAAAGGAAAACGCTTCAGGTGGCAATAGTGCAGAAACAGCTGCTCGGAATTTTGATTTGAATGTGGACTTGAATGAAAATGAGGATTCAACAACTAGATCAGCCTCTGTTCCTGTTCCTGGTCCTGGTCCTGTTGCAGCTCCTGCTCCTGTTCCTGTTTCTGTACCTGTTCCTGTTCCTGCTAATCAATCATCACAGTTCACGCCTGATATGAAGCATGTGGAATTTCTAGGTTGGCCTTTGACAGGCATGGAAAAGATGGCCATTGATCCCATGCAACTTGCCAATTTGACTAGGAGGAtagatgaggaagaggaagattaTGATGAAGATTAA